From a region of the Butyrivibrio sp. AE3004 genome:
- a CDS encoding type II secretion system protein — protein MFKKAAVYIKEKINKNGFTFAEMLFAVLILGIATGLMVQTVGVAFNNFGKITKKSDSADAYSGASTNGELYVYSDYSASGESADTDSVKYYPLVAHASYAPQNRVGVNTHLCCSCQ, from the coding sequence ATGTTTAAAAAAGCTGCTGTCTATATTAAAGAAAAGATAAATAAGAACGGATTCACCTTTGCAGAGATGCTTTTTGCGGTCCTTATACTGGGGATTGCAACAGGTCTTATGGTGCAGACTGTTGGTGTCGCATTTAATAATTTTGGGAAGATAACCAAAAAGTCAGATTCCGCCGATGCCTATTCGGGGGCGTCGACTAATGGTGAGCTGTATGTTTATTCAGATTACTCAGCTTCCGGTGAATCGGCAGATACGGATTCTGTCAAATACTACCCACTGGTAGCCCATGCCTCATACGCACCACAGAACAGAGTTGGAGTTAATACACATCTATGTTGTTCCTGTCAATAA
- a CDS encoding CPBP family intramembrane glutamic endopeptidase yields MLKKYIEFMKKSPLITAALCIVYVVVCFKTVHTDTNFQFFIVRTMLCGAVCFFLYQISGDKTLTSCYVSTGYVILNSMGFLVMSLIMGSVLLLSNIEEQVPLNDNPVLGLIIVFLMFISVGLFEELAFRAVINDAIIYKFREKKFVFVLSAVVSSLVFGAAHIVGEFDAASAIAWGQAVAKTLESGVFGLALLILYWKTRNIWACGVAHGLFDFFAGYTEGLFVPMKTSGSSYINTGEDGPKILITYFVIAAINVVLTFLVWKKVGKTIDFEKIRREW; encoded by the coding sequence ATGCTTAAAAAGTATATTGAATTTATGAAAAAATCTCCGCTGATAACTGCTGCGCTCTGCATAGTATATGTAGTTGTGTGTTTCAAGACGGTACATACAGATACAAATTTTCAGTTCTTTATAGTAAGAACCATGCTTTGCGGAGCAGTGTGCTTTTTCCTGTACCAGATATCCGGAGATAAGACCCTGACATCCTGTTATGTTTCCACAGGATATGTCATTTTGAATTCCATGGGATTTCTTGTGATGTCCCTTATCATGGGATCTGTATTACTCTTATCAAATATAGAAGAGCAGGTCCCTTTGAATGATAACCCGGTATTGGGGCTTATCATAGTATTTCTTATGTTTATTTCCGTGGGGCTTTTTGAGGAACTGGCTTTCAGGGCAGTTATAAACGATGCGATTATCTATAAGTTCAGGGAAAAGAAATTTGTTTTTGTCCTTAGTGCAGTAGTATCTTCGTTAGTATTCGGTGCAGCACATATTGTGGGCGAATTTGATGCTGCCTCCGCTATTGCATGGGGACAGGCGGTAGCCAAAACGTTGGAATCAGGCGTCTTTGGACTGGCCCTTCTTATACTGTATTGGAAGACCAGAAATATATGGGCTTGCGGCGTGGCTCATGGATTGTTTGATTTTTTTGCCGGTTATACAGAAGGACTGTTTGTTCCGATGAAAACCTCAGGTTCATCGTATATTAATACCGGTGAAGATGGACCCAAAATCCTTATTACATACTTTGTAATTGCTGCAATAAATGTAGTTCTGACATTTTTGGTATGGAAGAAGGTTGGAAAGACTATCGATTTCGAAAAGATCAGGCGTGAGTGGTAG
- a CDS encoding methyl-accepting chemotaxis protein, which produces MVVLDAATHGMSLGLVIEIVAVLAGVLQMTVGFIKFRETRFGAVVILGGPTLYYIIIMIIQNEMIFYAFAIPVMLSCILYLDLRIYVVGQMTMTIGGLIVLVRNLIATGSIPRDHFVAGFIIILAGIAGIESLKMRRTLVREDDEAIKKGQETQEKTRIQMVEIAKEITGLFDEAHGEVDELKSIIGRNHDGMREIAGSTGNTAAAVTEQSHQIADIHEQTEVADAKRNQMVEMSESTQKAVIDGTKVIDQLKDKTANVVEMSDKTVASTKAVTEKVEKVEKIVGSIISISKQTNLLALNASIEAARAGEAGKGFVVVADEIRQLSEQTSSASNQITSIMQELSADVQNAVDSTNAAAESVKAQDILIRETADTFEEIGENVGNLIGRFNDIGTSIEAIGRSATEINNNIASLAATSEQVASLSSMGEEGARTAVEKFDEFDILLKGIYDQAQRLK; this is translated from the coding sequence ATGGTAGTGCTGGATGCTGCAACACACGGAATGAGCCTGGGGCTTGTCATCGAGATTGTCGCTGTCCTGGCAGGTGTGCTGCAGATGACGGTTGGATTTATCAAATTCAGAGAGACCAGGTTTGGCGCAGTGGTCATTCTGGGAGGTCCGACTCTTTACTATATCATTATCATGATAATACAAAATGAAATGATTTTTTATGCATTCGCGATACCGGTAATGCTGTCGTGTATTCTTTATCTGGACTTAAGGATCTATGTTGTGGGACAGATGACTATGACCATAGGCGGACTTATTGTCCTGGTCAGAAATCTTATTGCTACAGGTTCGATACCCAGGGACCATTTTGTGGCCGGTTTCATAATCATTCTTGCGGGAATTGCCGGAATAGAGTCGCTTAAGATGAGGCGGACCCTGGTAAGAGAGGACGACGAGGCCATCAAGAAAGGGCAGGAGACCCAGGAAAAGACCCGTATCCAGATGGTGGAGATCGCCAAGGAAATTACGGGGCTGTTTGATGAGGCCCATGGGGAAGTCGATGAGTTAAAGAGCATCATAGGAAGAAACCACGATGGCATGAGGGAAATTGCGGGCAGCACAGGAAATACCGCAGCTGCCGTGACAGAGCAGTCACATCAGATAGCAGATATCCATGAGCAGACGGAAGTGGCTGATGCCAAGAGAAATCAGATGGTTGAGATGTCCGAGAGCACGCAGAAAGCCGTTATTGATGGGACTAAGGTCATCGACCAGCTCAAGGACAAGACCGCAAATGTTGTTGAGATGAGTGATAAGACGGTGGCATCCACAAAAGCTGTCACTGAGAAGGTCGAAAAGGTTGAGAAGATTGTCGGTTCCATCATATCGATATCAAAGCAGACCAATCTTCTTGCGCTCAATGCTTCAATTGAGGCAGCGCGTGCGGGAGAAGCCGGGAAAGGTTTCGTTGTGGTTGCCGATGAGATAAGGCAGTTGTCGGAGCAGACCAGCAGTGCTTCAAATCAGATCACCAGCATCATGCAGGAGCTTTCCGCTGATGTTCAGAATGCTGTAGACTCTACCAATGCGGCAGCTGAGTCTGTCAAGGCTCAGGACATTCTTATCAGAGAGACCGCAGATACTTTTGAAGAGATCGGGGAGAACGTTGGAAACCTTATAGGAAGATTTAATGATATCGGTACTTCCATAGAAGCTATAGGAAGAAGTGCAACGGAGATCAATAATAATATTGCGAGTCTCGCCGCCACAAGTGAGCAGGTGGCATCTTTGTCCAGTATGGGCGAAGAGGGAGCAAGGACAGCGGTGGAGAAATTTGATGAGTTTGATATTCTGCTGAAAGGGATATATGATCAGGCCCAGAGGCTGAAATAA
- a CDS encoding MATE family efflux transporter produces MSLGLLIEPKEKLPEDRQLFSNTMLKAMIIPLVIEQLLQMIVGLADTMMVSYAGEAVVAGVGLDTMIYTVFIYLFTAVASGGAVVVSQYIGSRERKNANLSASQIYTISFIVSVVSMVLMLLSGNALLAGMYPDTEPLTMDACKTYMWIASISFPANALYNAGCAIYRSMGKTKTTMKVTLVSNIINVIGNSIGIFILHAGAAGVAWPTTISWYVAAIIMTILCFRKEHVVNIELKDILRLDFLMDKRILGVAIPNSIENTLFQAAKVALGMLVATFGTSQIAANTTGQTFWSLAACMNVSMGTVFITVIGQCVGADDSVAARWYMIKLTKLSLFLAMIWNVAVMILTPLLLPFYSLGDDTKLLILIIVAIHNAFAAVIQPFSGPLSSGLRAAGDVSFTMWTSIFSTVVCRTILSFLLAKWLGMGVVGIALAMGLDWCIKSALDIWRFFSGKWMNRKVI; encoded by the coding sequence ATGAGTTTAGGATTATTGATCGAACCAAAAGAGAAGCTTCCCGAAGATCGACAGTTATTTTCGAATACCATGCTTAAGGCAATGATTATTCCGCTGGTCATCGAACAGCTCCTTCAGATGATCGTGGGTCTGGCGGACACCATGATGGTGAGTTATGCAGGTGAGGCTGTCGTTGCCGGTGTTGGCCTTGATACGATGATCTATACTGTTTTCATCTATCTTTTTACCGCCGTGGCATCCGGCGGGGCGGTTGTCGTTTCGCAGTATATCGGCAGCCGTGAAAGGAAGAACGCAAACCTTTCGGCATCCCAGATCTATACCATATCCTTCATCGTTTCTGTTGTTTCAATGGTTCTGATGCTTCTGTCTGGAAACGCACTTCTTGCAGGGATGTATCCGGACACGGAACCTTTGACAATGGATGCCTGCAAAACCTATATGTGGATCGCCTCCATATCCTTTCCTGCCAATGCACTGTACAATGCGGGCTGTGCAATCTACCGTTCCATGGGAAAGACAAAAACGACCATGAAGGTTACCCTTGTTTCCAACATCATAAATGTGATCGGAAATTCAATCGGGATCTTTATCCTGCATGCAGGTGCAGCCGGCGTGGCATGGCCGACCACCATTTCCTGGTATGTTGCCGCGATCATCATGACGATCCTGTGCTTTAGAAAAGAGCATGTGGTAAATATCGAACTCAAAGACATCCTGCGCCTGGATTTTTTAATGGATAAGAGGATCCTTGGCGTCGCAATTCCCAATTCCATTGAAAACACTCTGTTTCAGGCGGCAAAAGTGGCTCTGGGAATGCTTGTAGCCACCTTCGGGACTTCCCAGATCGCTGCAAACACTACAGGCCAAACTTTCTGGTCTCTTGCGGCATGTATGAATGTTTCGATGGGAACTGTGTTTATCACTGTGATCGGTCAGTGTGTTGGTGCAGATGATTCTGTTGCCGCGCGCTGGTATATGATAAAGCTCACAAAATTATCCCTTTTTCTTGCGATGATCTGGAATGTGGCTGTCATGATCCTGACCCCGCTCCTGCTTCCGTTTTATAGCCTTGGCGATGATACCAAATTGCTGATTCTGATCATAGTGGCCATTCACAACGCCTTTGCGGCCGTCATTCAGCCGTTTTCGGGGCCTCTGTCCTCGGGCTTAAGGGCTGCGGGTGATGTTTCTTTTACCATGTGGACATCTATTTTCTCTACTGTAGTGTGCCGTACAATCCTGTCGTTTCTGCTTGCCAAATGGCTCGGCATGGGAGTTGTCGGGATTGCCCTTGCGATGGGCCTTGACTGGTGTATTAAGTCCGCGCTTGATATCTGGAGATTCTTCAGCGGAAAATGGATGAACAGGAAAGTGATCTGA
- a CDS encoding class I SAM-dependent methyltransferase, translated as MLLGVEEIKDTFWDKISPLYDIFENIYNGKVYTGTGKKVAELIDSSDEVLECACGTGAISIYIAQKCKKLIATDFATGMLRRAAKKCRNYPNAVFKKADITNIKCKDARFDKVVAGNVIHLLPDPEKALHELERVVKPGGEIIIPTYINMSKETGTAAVKFITLLGVDFKRQFDLDSYKAFFEDKGYTGVEYHVVDGRMPCAIAVITKA; from the coding sequence TTGCTACTAGGTGTTGAGGAGATTAAAGACACGTTTTGGGACAAGATTTCACCTTTATATGACATATTTGAAAATATTTATAACGGCAAGGTATATACCGGTACCGGGAAAAAGGTTGCAGAACTTATAGATTCGTCGGATGAAGTATTGGAATGCGCATGTGGAACAGGTGCTATCAGTATATATATCGCGCAGAAGTGTAAAAAGTTGATTGCAACAGACTTTGCAACCGGGATGCTTCGGAGAGCAGCAAAGAAATGCCGAAATTACCCGAATGCTGTGTTCAAGAAAGCTGATATTACAAATATCAAATGCAAAGATGCCCGCTTTGATAAAGTGGTTGCAGGTAACGTGATCCATTTGTTGCCTGACCCGGAGAAGGCACTTCATGAATTGGAAAGGGTAGTTAAGCCGGGAGGTGAGATCATCATTCCGACTTATATCAATATGTCAAAGGAAACGGGAACAGCAGCGGTTAAGTTCATTACTCTTCTCGGAGTAGATTTCAAAAGGCAGTTTGATCTGGATTCATATAAGGCATTTTTTGAAGACAAGGGATATACCGGAGTAGAGTATCATGTGGTCGACGGGCGCATGCCATGCGCTATTGCTGTAATAACCAAAGCTTAG
- a CDS encoding PrsW family glutamic-type intramembrane protease: MVSIISFILGLIILGILYKNLIAWEGDYRISRGQALLPVLLGLLSVPLSFIFFLIIGLVFRAVTGFVPTDGPALLASFNHALFSAALNEELAKLIITLIVLGIYRKKWRNVYEYMLIAGAVGLGFTLIEDFVYSSGLAGLFMRLPNITVHMMLGLAMGRHLGLARYNKVTGRESVVKEYLLAYFVPVFCHTVFDFFAANMLIHAGDNVETITEEIQRTTYIGAGMVLIMVVPIFFFQFYIFRRLKRNAANLVALSFIAENSTEQENTNA; the protein is encoded by the coding sequence ATGGTATCTATTATCAGTTTTATTTTAGGTTTGATTATTCTTGGTATCCTTTATAAAAATTTGATTGCCTGGGAAGGAGACTACAGAATCTCAAGAGGACAGGCTTTGCTACCGGTATTACTTGGACTTTTATCTGTGCCGCTTTCATTTATCTTTTTCTTAATAATCGGTCTTGTTTTCAGGGCTGTAACCGGGTTTGTACCTACAGATGGACCTGCATTACTTGCCAGTTTCAACCATGCGCTTTTTTCAGCAGCATTGAATGAAGAACTCGCAAAACTTATCATTACACTTATTGTATTAGGCATTTATAGAAAAAAATGGAGAAATGTATACGAATATATGCTGATAGCAGGGGCTGTAGGATTAGGATTTACGCTTATAGAAGATTTTGTATATAGTAGCGGTCTCGCAGGACTTTTTATGAGGCTGCCCAATATTACAGTGCATATGATGCTCGGGCTTGCCATGGGAAGGCATCTTGGACTTGCCAGATATAACAAAGTAACAGGCAGAGAGTCTGTAGTAAAAGAATACCTCCTTGCATATTTTGTCCCTGTATTTTGTCATACTGTTTTTGATTTTTTTGCAGCAAACATGCTCATACATGCCGGGGATAATGTAGAGACTATAACAGAGGAAATACAAAGAACAACATATATTGGTGCTGGTATGGTATTGATCATGGTAGTTCCGATATTCTTTTTCCAGTTCTACATATTCAGACGACTTAAGAGAAATGCCGCAAACCTTGTAGCGCTTTCCTTCATTGCTGAAAACAGTACAGAGCAGGAGAATACAAATGCTTAA
- a CDS encoding Abi family protein, which produces MDLKKPYTIDEQIKKLRDHGVVISDDAFARNVLQKVSYYRLSGYMLQYRLSTDSHEMIKGIRFEDIYTVYCFDEEIRSLLRQYIEKAEFFYKDLIGNKFAELKCQTPPYDQHYDVKNYYDKVGITKTLQNFTKEKSYYKDSAIVKHHFNKYADKMPVWVMLELMTCSSVSLFYHALYLSDKKVIATQVGISTSTLENHLHALSVLRNKCSHGVRLYNSTMNPPVKFNKSFLRNNPAIRNDSLFAYILMLIKRLPSDDERKQLRDKLNRIVKKYEKDIDLNFIGFPQNYRELMYIKNLKNIT; this is translated from the coding sequence ATGGATTTAAAGAAACCTTACACAATAGATGAACAGATAAAAAAGCTAAGAGATCATGGAGTAGTAATATCTGATGATGCATTTGCAAGAAATGTACTTCAGAAAGTCAGTTATTATAGGCTTTCGGGATATATGTTGCAATATAGGTTATCAACTGATAGCCATGAGATGATTAAAGGTATTCGTTTTGAAGATATTTACACAGTTTATTGTTTTGATGAAGAAATCAGATCATTGCTTAGACAGTATATTGAAAAAGCAGAATTCTTTTACAAAGATTTGATAGGGAATAAATTTGCGGAGCTGAAATGTCAGACTCCACCATATGATCAGCATTACGATGTGAAGAACTATTATGATAAAGTTGGAATTACAAAGACGTTGCAGAATTTCACTAAAGAGAAGTCATATTATAAAGATAGTGCAATAGTTAAGCATCATTTCAATAAATATGCTGATAAGATGCCGGTATGGGTTATGCTGGAACTGATGACTTGTTCAAGTGTCTCTTTGTTTTATCATGCATTGTATTTATCGGATAAAAAAGTGATAGCAACGCAGGTTGGCATAAGTACATCAACGCTCGAAAATCACCTGCATGCCTTATCTGTTCTAAGAAATAAGTGTTCTCATGGTGTGCGTTTGTATAATTCTACTATGAATCCTCCGGTAAAGTTCAATAAGAGTTTTTTGAGGAACAACCCGGCAATAAGGAATGATTCTCTGTTTGCGTATATACTCATGTTGATTAAGAGGCTACCTTCTGATGATGAAAGGAAGCAACTTAGAGATAAGCTTAATCGTATAGTTAAGAAATATGAGAAGGATATAGATCTTAATTTTATAGGATTTCCCCAGAACTATAGGGAACTAATGTATATAAAGAATCTTAAGAATATTACTTGA
- a CDS encoding DUF3800 domain-containing protein: MKELSVFIDESGDFGETRDTRDYYLVTFVFHDQDEDISENTRKLENSVKESGLDIEYIHTGPVMRKEGIFENYSLDERRQLLYKMFNFVMKCPIVFCTIAIKRKEASDRVQLSGKLGKAINQMLSEHMDFLKVFDKVIVYYDNGQRELGSILNAIFSIQLSNVEFRKAEPQKYRLLQAADFLCAIDLLKIKRDENRLSKGEKQFFYKPNELKKTFVKGISKKRM, encoded by the coding sequence ATGAAGGAATTAAGTGTATTTATCGATGAATCTGGAGATTTTGGGGAAACGAGAGATACTAGAGATTATTATCTTGTCACTTTTGTTTTTCATGACCAAGATGAAGATATTTCAGAGAATACAAGAAAATTAGAGAATAGTGTAAAAGAATCCGGTTTGGATATTGAATATATTCATACAGGACCTGTCATGCGAAAAGAGGGAATATTTGAAAATTACTCATTGGACGAGAGAAGACAATTGCTCTATAAGATGTTCAATTTCGTGATGAAATGCCCAATAGTTTTTTGCACAATAGCCATAAAGAGAAAGGAAGCAAGCGATAGGGTTCAATTATCAGGAAAGCTTGGTAAGGCAATCAATCAGATGCTTTCTGAACATATGGATTTTTTGAAAGTTTTTGACAAGGTTATTGTATATTATGATAATGGCCAGCGAGAGTTGGGATCAATTCTAAATGCTATATTTTCTATTCAATTATCGAATGTTGAGTTTAGAAAGGCAGAGCCACAAAAGTATCGTTTATTGCAGGCAGCAGATTTCTTGTGCGCTATAGACCTTTTAAAAATCAAAAGAGATGAGAATAGATTAAGCAAAGGTGAAAAACAATTCTTTTATAAACCTAATGAGTTAAAGAAGACATTTGTTAAAGGTATTAGTAAAAAGAGAATGTAA
- a CDS encoding CPBP family intramembrane glutamic endopeptidase, which yields MDKKTRNHSICEKIPYIAIILSILFPSLLAGIGGSIGNAISENAGNIGVCVFAIISMLIFWYWFSPEFKGFVKPEASARDIGLVMIPLAILLVFTLIEPLFFYHSFYFSPSLKAAIMGITAGFGEETMFRILSLAIVMRYVRKERRFVTIIILAVIFGISHAGNLAQGADLVMTAAQILHSTFQAFLLTALYLGTGSVIFPIFAHGLYDFICFTTDPLVSGDGILTQQYSTGRLLYEFIVAVTIGIIALYLISKNKFAKANEIWEKKWISER from the coding sequence ATGGATAAAAAAACAAGAAATCATTCGATATGCGAAAAGATACCCTATATCGCCATTATACTCAGCATACTATTTCCGTCGCTTTTAGCTGGAATAGGAGGTTCTATAGGTAATGCAATTTCAGAAAATGCAGGGAACATAGGTGTATGCGTTTTTGCAATAATATCGATGCTGATTTTTTGGTACTGGTTCTCGCCGGAATTTAAAGGATTTGTAAAGCCTGAAGCTTCAGCCAGGGACATAGGTTTAGTAATGATCCCCTTGGCGATTCTCTTAGTCTTTACGCTGATCGAGCCATTATTTTTTTATCATTCGTTTTATTTTAGTCCTTCTCTTAAGGCGGCTATTATGGGAATTACAGCCGGATTTGGGGAAGAGACTATGTTCAGAATATTATCACTAGCCATAGTCATGAGATATGTCCGGAAAGAGAGGAGATTTGTCACAATAATTATACTGGCCGTAATATTCGGCATTTCTCATGCAGGAAATCTGGCTCAGGGTGCAGATTTAGTCATGACCGCGGCGCAGATACTCCACTCAACATTTCAGGCTTTTTTGCTTACCGCTTTATATTTAGGAACAGGCAGCGTGATATTCCCGATATTTGCGCACGGGTTATATGATTTTATCTGTTTTACAACGGACCCGTTAGTTTCCGGAGATGGCATACTTACACAGCAATATAGTACTGGACGGCTGTTGTATGAGTTCATTGTAGCTGTGACCATAGGAATTATTGCACTCTATTTGATCAGTAAAAACAAATTTGCTAAAGCCAATGAAATATGGGAAAAGAAGTGGATTTCTGAAAGGTGA
- a CDS encoding class I SAM-dependent methyltransferase → MGVLAGKEWAFDTAASKYERMRPGYAEDLYKQIFDYCPIDERSKLIEVGIGGGQATPPFLEKKCHITAIEYGNNLADICREKFKDYKGFEVITSKFEDVELEDNAYDLIYSASAFHWIPEEIGYTKVYQALKLGGVFARFANHPFRCKNEPELASAIDACYEKYYYKFYNKKAEQIKEYSEEDAKERAYLAEKYGFSDIQYSLFYRIREFTAEEYVELLGTYSDHITIDEDVRTLYFKDIEDIINSMGGVIKIYDTMDLQLAKKVSG, encoded by the coding sequence ATGGGAGTATTAGCGGGAAAAGAATGGGCTTTTGATACAGCTGCATCCAAATATGAGAGGATGCGACCAGGGTACGCAGAAGACTTGTATAAACAGATATTTGATTATTGCCCGATAGATGAACGAAGCAAACTTATTGAGGTAGGCATTGGAGGAGGTCAGGCAACACCACCTTTTCTTGAAAAGAAATGCCATATAACAGCTATTGAGTATGGGAATAACTTGGCTGATATCTGTAGGGAGAAGTTTAAGGACTATAAGGGTTTTGAAGTTATAACATCAAAATTTGAAGACGTAGAACTTGAAGATAATGCATATGACTTGATTTATTCTGCATCTGCTTTTCATTGGATTCCGGAGGAAATAGGGTATACAAAAGTATATCAGGCTTTAAAGCTTGGAGGAGTTTTTGCCAGATTTGCAAATCATCCGTTTAGATGTAAGAATGAACCAGAGTTAGCTAGCGCTATAGATGCATGTTATGAGAAATACTATTACAAGTTTTACAATAAAAAAGCTGAGCAGATAAAGGAATACTCTGAAGAAGATGCAAAGGAGCGAGCTTATTTAGCCGAAAAATACGGATTTTCTGATATACAGTATAGCCTGTTTTACAGGATCAGAGAGTTTACAGCGGAGGAATATGTAGAGCTTTTAGGAACATATTCAGATCATATTACTATAGATGAAGATGTTCGAACTTTGTATTTTAAGGATATTGAAGATATTATCAATTCAATGGGCGGAGTGATTAAGATATATGATACTATGGACCTTCAGCTGGCCAAAAAAGTAAGTGGTTAG